The Beijerinckiaceae bacterium genome has a window encoding:
- a CDS encoding bifunctional adenosylcobinamide kinase/adenosylcobinamide-phosphate guanylyltransferase translates to MQNLGVSAKSLLVLGGARSGKSRYAQALAEGSSRHPVLIATAQALDAEMAERIARHAAMRNPRWRVVEEPIALTAALQREARADCILVVDCATLWLSNLLLQNDDLASATQHLADSVAKLAGPVIFVSNEVGQGIVPENALARSFRDAQGLLNQALAQACEVVVVINAGLALCLKPSPGPKIRI, encoded by the coding sequence GTGCAGAACCTCGGCGTTTCAGCCAAAAGCCTCCTGGTCCTCGGAGGCGCGCGATCAGGCAAGAGCCGCTATGCGCAGGCGCTTGCAGAAGGCTCAAGCCGCCATCCCGTCTTGATCGCGACCGCCCAGGCTCTGGACGCCGAAATGGCGGAGCGCATCGCCCGCCATGCAGCCATGCGTAATCCCCGTTGGAGAGTTGTCGAGGAACCGATCGCTCTCACCGCCGCCCTGCAAAGGGAGGCCCGCGCGGATTGTATTCTCGTCGTCGACTGCGCGACGCTTTGGCTCAGCAATCTCTTGCTGCAAAACGACGACCTCGCGTCTGCAACACAGCATCTGGCGGACAGCGTCGCGAAGCTGGCGGGCCCGGTCATTTTCGTCTCGAATGAGGTCGGCCAGGGCATCGTGCCCGAAAACGCGCTTGCCCGGAGCTTTAGGGACGCCCAAGGCTTGCTCAACCAAGCGTTGGCGCAGGCGTGCGAAGTTGTGGTTGTCATAAATGCCGGCCTCGCGCTATGCCTCAAGCCTTCGCCCGGGCCGAAGATACGGATATGA
- a CDS encoding HicB family protein, translated as MSDLSVYRYDVAPLPPEEGGGYVVSFPDIPGCLGVGDTQEEAVEDAQLALFACLDALKAVDRAPPVPSVPPA; from the coding sequence ATGAGCGATCTCAGCGTCTATCGATACGATGTGGCACCGCTTCCGCCTGAGGAAGGGGGTGGCTATGTGGTGAGCTTTCCCGATATTCCAGGCTGCCTCGGCGTTGGCGACACGCAAGAAGAAGCCGTTGAGGACGCTCAATTGGCGCTGTTTGCCTGCCTTGATGCCTTAAAGGCGGTTGACAGAGCGCCGCCCGTCCCGTCCGTTCCGCCTGCATGA
- a CDS encoding FeS assembly SUF system protein, whose protein sequence is MTDASDQTIDSVTGTPDVPPEGIIADIIGALRTVFDPEIPVNIFDLGLIYRISAKDPGGLVEIDMTLTAPGCPVAGEMMGWVEKAVGSVEGITEVKVNLVFDPPWDQSKMSEETQLELGLM, encoded by the coding sequence ATGACAGACGCAAGCGATCAGACAATCGATTCTGTGACGGGGACGCCTGACGTCCCTCCTGAGGGTATTATTGCCGATATCATCGGGGCGCTGCGCACCGTTTTTGATCCAGAGATTCCGGTAAACATCTTTGATCTTGGACTTATTTACCGGATCAGTGCGAAGGACCCCGGCGGGCTCGTCGAGATCGATATGACATTAACCGCGCCAGGCTGCCCTGTCGCAGGCGAGATGATGGGCTGGGTGGAAAAGGCGGTGGGTAGTGTCGAGGGCATCACGGAGGTAAAAGTTAATCTCGTCTTTGATCCGCCCTGGGACCAGTCGAAGATGTCGGAGGAAACCCAACTCGAATTGGGTTTGATGTAG
- a CDS encoding cysteine desulfurase, producing MSNSSVTLQAKPALGFDVARLREDFPILSREIHGKPLVYLDNAASAQKPKAVLDAMAKGYEETYANVHRGVHFLSTASTVAFEEARETVRRFVNAEKLEEIIFTKGGTEAINLVASSLGADIGEGDEIILTEMEHHSNIVPWHFLRERKGAVLRWVPLTTDDCFDLEAFAELLSPRTKIVSVTQMSNVLGTLTPLPEIIRLTHAAGAKILIDGCQGSVHTEVDVQALDCDFYVATGHKLYGPSGIGFLYGKYEHLKDMQPYQGGGEMIEAVTKDKITYAEPPHRFEAGTPPIVEAIGLGAALNYLSSLDRAAIAAHESALLAHATEELSKFKALRLFGRAPDKGALVTFVTEGAHPHDVSTLLDRAGIAVRAGSHCAQPLMDRLGVTASTRASFALYNTHAEVDALIRGIQQVLELFR from the coding sequence ATGTCGAATAGCTCGGTGACGCTTCAAGCAAAGCCTGCTCTTGGCTTCGATGTCGCCCGCTTGCGCGAGGATTTTCCCATTCTCAGCCGCGAGATTCACGGCAAGCCGCTCGTCTATCTCGATAATGCCGCCTCTGCCCAAAAGCCGAAGGCCGTCCTGGACGCCATGGCTAAGGGCTATGAGGAAACTTACGCGAATGTTCATCGCGGCGTACATTTTCTGTCCACCGCTTCGACGGTCGCATTCGAGGAAGCTCGCGAAACCGTTCGCCGGTTTGTCAATGCCGAAAAACTGGAAGAGATCATCTTCACCAAAGGCGGGACGGAGGCCATCAATCTTGTCGCCTCGAGCCTGGGAGCGGACATCGGCGAAGGCGACGAAATCATCCTGACCGAAATGGAGCATCACTCCAACATCGTGCCGTGGCATTTTCTGCGCGAGCGCAAAGGCGCGGTGCTACGCTGGGTGCCCCTAACCACGGATGATTGCTTCGACCTCGAGGCCTTTGCCGAGCTGCTTTCGCCAAGGACAAAGATCGTCTCCGTGACGCAAATGTCCAATGTGCTCGGCACGCTTACGCCACTGCCGGAAATCATTCGCCTCACCCACGCCGCCGGCGCCAAGATTCTGATCGATGGTTGTCAGGGCTCCGTGCATACAGAGGTCGATGTCCAAGCGCTTGACTGCGATTTCTACGTAGCGACGGGCCACAAGCTCTATGGCCCCTCGGGCATTGGCTTCCTTTACGGAAAATATGAGCATCTCAAAGACATGCAGCCCTATCAGGGCGGTGGCGAAATGATCGAGGCGGTGACCAAGGACAAGATCACCTATGCCGAGCCGCCGCACCGCTTCGAGGCTGGCACGCCGCCGATCGTCGAGGCGATCGGCCTCGGTGCCGCGCTGAACTATCTGAGCAGCCTTGATCGGGCGGCCATAGCCGCGCATGAATCAGCCCTTCTCGCACATGCGACCGAGGAGCTGTCAAAATTCAAGGCCCTCCGGCTTTTCGGGCGGGCACCCGACAAGGGCGCGCTTGTGACCTTCGTCACCGAGGGCGCACATCCCCATGATGTCTCGACCTTGCTCGACCGCGCCGGCATCGCCGTCCGCGCCGGCAGTCATTGTGCCCAGCCCCTCATGGACCGACTCGGCGTGACAGCGTCCACGCGCGCCTCCTTCGCGCTCTACAATACGCATGCGGAGGTCGACGCGCTGATCCGAGGCATTCAGCAGGTTCTGGAGCTCTTCCGATGA
- a CDS encoding thiol reductase thioredoxin, with the protein MSDKDMIIPCPACDTANSLAEGQDAKSGQCSACASPLFTGHPIHLTAERFNAHALAQGLPLVIDFWASWCGPCQTMAPIFEALAAEFEPMVRFAKVNTDAERELAQYFRIQSIPTLSFIRNQNEVARVAGVLYAGDLRRWLYGALSEPEEEHASP; encoded by the coding sequence ATGAGCGACAAAGACATGATCATTCCATGCCCCGCCTGCGACACGGCCAACAGTCTTGCAGAGGGCCAAGACGCGAAGAGCGGCCAATGCAGCGCCTGCGCAAGCCCCCTTTTCACTGGCCATCCCATTCACCTGACGGCCGAGCGCTTTAACGCCCATGCGCTCGCGCAGGGCTTGCCACTGGTGATCGACTTCTGGGCGAGCTGGTGTGGACCTTGCCAGACGATGGCGCCCATTTTCGAGGCCCTGGCGGCTGAATTCGAGCCCATGGTCCGCTTTGCCAAGGTGAATACGGACGCCGAGAGAGAGCTTGCCCAATATTTCCGCATCCAATCCATTCCGACACTGAGTTTCATCCGCAATCAAAACGAAGTCGCACGCGTCGCTGGCGTGCTTTATGCGGGCGATCTGCGCCGCTGGCTTTATGGCGCCCTCTCCGAGCCGGAGGAGGAGCATGCCTCCCCATAA
- a CDS encoding glycolate utilization protein — MHVTITEAELAIEAARKHAAEIGTQMCIAIVDSGANLKAFYRMDDAWVGSIDIAIKKAKTAVFFGMPTGLIGKLSQPGGSLFGIEHSNEGLITFPGGLPIVDKEGVLMGAIGVSGSSVENDHAVALAGVAPVGLSDLPEHPWRT; from the coding sequence ATGCATGTCACCATCACCGAAGCCGAATTAGCTATTGAGGCCGCGCGCAAGCACGCCGCCGAAATTGGGACTCAGATGTGCATCGCCATTGTCGACTCAGGCGCAAACCTCAAGGCTTTCTATCGCATGGATGACGCTTGGGTCGGCAGCATCGATATTGCGATCAAAAAAGCGAAGACGGCGGTTTTCTTCGGCATGCCGACGGGACTGATCGGCAAGCTTTCCCAGCCGGGCGGCTCGCTTTTCGGGATCGAACACTCCAATGAGGGGCTGATTACATTTCCGGGCGGCCTGCCGATCGTCGACAAGGAAGGCGTTTTGATGGGCGCCATCGGCGTCAGTGGAAGCTCCGTCGAGAATGATCACGCGGTCGCGCTCGCTGGAGTAGCACCGGTGGGCCTCAGTGACCTGCCCGAGCATCCCTGGCGTACCTGA
- a CDS encoding adenylyl-sulfate kinase (in Rhizobium meliloti this protein is involved in the synthesis of nodulation factors that are active on the roots of alfalfa; catalyzes formation of activated sulfate intermediate; converts ATP and sulfate to diphosphate and adenylylsulfate and then ATP and adenylyl sulfate to ADP and 3'-phosphoadenylyl sulfate; the activated intermediate is transferred to the nodulation factors by NodH; may interact with NodP and NodQ; similar to the CysD and CysN proteins from EScherichia coli involved in cysteine biosynthesis): MLDATPANPPSLSGAAALPTLRLLTCGSVDDGKSTLIGRLLFEQSLILDDQLAALERDSRRHGTDGENIDFALLVDGLEAEREQGITIDVAYRYVSTPRRSFIIADTPGHEQYTRNMATGASNADLAVLLVDARKGLLTQTYRHAAIVSLTGIRHVVLAVNKIDLTGFNQAGFDKIVADFKAFAALLDFETITAIPISARHGDNISKKSANTRWYHGPALLDYLETIDVSEDGSGRPFRMAVQWVNRPHLDFRGFSGTIASGAIRPGDEITVAGSGRTSRVERIVTADGDLASAAAGDAITLTLADQLDIARGDILCDPKDRPEVSDQFAAHLIWMSDDKLLPGRSYLMKAGTRTVPVTVTELKHRLDPNTLGELAAKTLSLNEVGFCNLATTTPFAFDPYKSNRTTGAFILIDRVTNATAAAGLIAFGLRRATNVHRQGLNVTKVDRSRIKHQKPAVLWFTGLSGSGKSTIANLVESRLFAHGVHTVLLDGDNMRHGLNKDLGFAEVDRVENIRRVGEVAKLMTDAGLIVLCSFISPFRAERAMVRDLLDKEEFIEIFVDTSLEDCIARDPKGLYKKAMAGEIKNFTGIDQRYEAPEAPEIIVARGGQTAEQAAGQIVAMLGARGLIDRVDDLADDWSI; encoded by the coding sequence ATGCTCGACGCGACTCCCGCAAACCCACCGTCTCTTTCGGGCGCGGCAGCGTTGCCCACCCTCAGGCTGCTCACCTGCGGCTCGGTCGATGACGGCAAATCCACATTGATCGGCCGCCTGCTGTTCGAGCAAAGCCTCATTCTCGACGATCAGCTCGCGGCCCTCGAACGCGACTCCCGCCGGCATGGGACCGACGGGGAGAACATTGATTTCGCACTGCTCGTGGACGGGCTCGAAGCCGAACGCGAGCAAGGGATCACGATCGACGTGGCTTATCGCTATGTCTCGACCCCGCGCCGTTCCTTCATCATCGCCGATACGCCCGGGCATGAACAATATACCCGCAATATGGCAACCGGCGCGTCGAACGCCGATTTGGCCGTGCTGCTGGTGGATGCGCGCAAGGGCCTTCTGACCCAGACCTACCGGCATGCCGCGATCGTCTCGCTGACGGGCATTCGACACGTCGTGCTGGCCGTCAACAAGATCGACCTGACCGGTTTCAATCAGGCCGGGTTCGACAAGATCGTCGCCGATTTCAAAGCCTTTGCCGCGTTGCTTGATTTCGAGACAATCACTGCAATTCCGATTTCGGCGCGTCACGGCGATAATATTTCTAAAAAAAGCGCCAATACACGCTGGTACCATGGCCCGGCGCTGCTCGATTATCTCGAAACGATCGACGTCTCTGAAGATGGCAGCGGGCGTCCGTTCCGCATGGCGGTTCAATGGGTCAATCGCCCCCATCTCGATTTTCGCGGATTTTCCGGCACGATCGCAAGCGGGGCCATCCGTCCCGGCGATGAAATCACCGTGGCGGGATCCGGCCGCACATCACGCGTTGAGCGGATCGTGACCGCCGACGGAGACCTTGCAAGCGCGGCGGCGGGAGATGCGATCACACTCACCCTGGCCGACCAACTCGACATCGCGCGCGGCGATATATTGTGTGATCCAAAAGACCGCCCCGAAGTGTCGGACCAGTTCGCCGCTCATCTCATTTGGATGAGCGATGACAAGCTGTTGCCCGGCCGCTCCTATCTCATGAAGGCCGGAACCCGAACGGTTCCCGTGACGGTAACAGAACTCAAACATCGGCTCGATCCCAACACGCTCGGCGAACTGGCAGCCAAGACCTTGAGCCTCAACGAGGTCGGCTTCTGCAATCTCGCAACGACAACGCCGTTCGCCTTCGACCCCTATAAAAGCAATCGCACGACCGGCGCCTTTATTCTGATCGACCGGGTGACGAATGCCACAGCGGCGGCGGGTCTGATCGCGTTCGGTTTGCGCCGGGCAACTAATGTCCACCGCCAAGGCTTGAACGTCACCAAGGTGGACCGATCTCGGATCAAGCATCAAAAGCCGGCCGTTCTCTGGTTCACCGGGCTCTCGGGCTCGGGCAAATCAACAATTGCCAATTTGGTGGAATCGCGGCTGTTTGCGCATGGGGTCCATACCGTTTTGCTCGACGGCGATAATATGCGCCATGGACTCAACAAGGACCTGGGATTTGCTGAAGTCGACCGTGTCGAAAATATCCGCCGGGTCGGCGAAGTCGCGAAACTGATGACCGACGCGGGCCTCATCGTGCTTTGCTCCTTCATTTCGCCGTTTCGGGCCGAACGCGCCATGGTGCGGGACCTCCTCGACAAGGAGGAGTTTATCGAAATTTTTGTCGATACGTCGCTGGAAGACTGCATCGCCCGCGATCCCAAGGGCCTCTACAAAAAGGCCATGGCGGGCGAGATCAAGAATTTTACCGGGATCGATCAACGCTATGAAGCGCCCGAAGCCCCTGAAATTATTGTTGCCCGCGGTGGCCAGACTGCGGAGCAGGCAGCCGGGCAGATCGTCGCCATGCTGGGTGCTCGCGGCCTGATCGACCGGGTCGACGACCTCGCCGACGACTGGTCGATTTGA
- a CDS encoding SRPBCC domain-containing protein, with protein sequence MTEVSEKRSVLTQADFEYPAETVWQAMTDSEWLAVWFFPNDIQPVVGHKFTIWGRPIERWDGEFNCQVLAVEAPKMISFRWYGGHEELKAFGHYMDTTVTWTLSPLESGGTHFRFVHEGFGTDPESDALYDVMAKGSESVLRTLAKRLPDLIKFGA encoded by the coding sequence GTGACCGAAGTTTCTGAAAAGCGCTCCGTTCTGACCCAAGCGGATTTTGAGTATCCTGCTGAAACCGTGTGGCAGGCGATGACAGATTCAGAATGGCTCGCCGTATGGTTTTTCCCTAATGATATCCAGCCCGTTGTGGGACATAAGTTCACCATTTGGGGACGCCCGATTGAGCGTTGGGACGGCGAGTTTAACTGCCAGGTGCTTGCTGTCGAGGCGCCCAAGATGATCAGCTTTCGCTGGTACGGTGGGCATGAGGAACTCAAGGCGTTTGGCCACTATATGGATACAACGGTAACCTGGACGCTTTCTCCGCTCGAGAGCGGCGGGACCCATTTCCGTTTCGTCCACGAAGGGTTCGGCACCGATCCTGAGTCAGATGCCCTCTATGACGTGATGGCCAAAGGATCCGAGAGTGTCCTTAGAACACTCGCCAAGCGGCTTCCGGACCTTATCAAATTTGGGGCGTGA
- a CDS encoding diacylglycerol kinase produces MTSRNRNQGPGGADVRVICAIGTSGQLGLNGRMPWEGNPGAAFKADVERFFALTKGHVVIAGPRTFAAFPDWARQDRTVVEIHASDEPRTIIERYRDRVVYVGGGPAVWKAYAPFVTHWDVTRLPYEGEADRYLDPAWLCAAGFGDGRS; encoded by the coding sequence ATGACATCGCGCAATAGGAATCAGGGGCCGGGTGGCGCCGATGTCCGGGTGATCTGCGCCATCGGAACCAGTGGCCAACTCGGGCTCAACGGGCGCATGCCTTGGGAGGGGAACCCTGGGGCCGCATTCAAGGCGGATGTTGAGCGTTTTTTCGCTTTGACAAAGGGTCATGTCGTGATCGCCGGACCGCGCACTTTCGCGGCTTTCCCGGATTGGGCGCGGCAGGACAGAACCGTGGTGGAGATCCATGCGTCCGACGAACCGAGGACAATCATTGAACGATACCGCGACCGGGTCGTGTATGTCGGAGGCGGGCCGGCGGTTTGGAAAGCCTATGCGCCGTTTGTAACCCATTGGGACGTGACGCGACTGCCTTACGAGGGCGAAGCCGATAGATATTTAGATCCCGCGTGGCTGTGCGCCGCTGGATTTGGCGACGGACGGTCTTAA
- a CDS encoding VapC toxin family PIN domain ribonuclease has protein sequence MKVALDTNILAYAEGVNGSERRDCALDLVRRLPQEAAVIPVQVLGELFNVLVRKAGKSRTDARDALLSWRDTFPIVETSPEVMLAAVDLATDHQFGIWDSVILSVASQAGCRLLLSEDLQEGFTWGGVTVVNPFASPHHTLLDALLGGVAES, from the coding sequence GTGAAGGTCGCGCTCGACACGAATATTCTTGCCTATGCGGAGGGTGTCAACGGGAGCGAGCGGCGAGATTGTGCTCTTGATCTCGTACGCCGGCTTCCGCAGGAGGCGGCCGTCATCCCAGTTCAGGTGCTTGGCGAACTGTTCAACGTGCTGGTCCGCAAGGCGGGAAAATCAAGGACTGACGCCCGCGATGCTTTGCTGAGTTGGCGCGACACCTTTCCCATTGTCGAGACCTCCCCGGAAGTCATGCTGGCGGCGGTCGATCTGGCGACAGATCACCAGTTTGGCATCTGGGATTCAGTCATTCTGTCCGTCGCCTCGCAAGCAGGTTGCCGGCTGCTATTGTCGGAGGACCTTCAGGAGGGCTTCACCTGGGGTGGAGTAACGGTCGTCAATCCGTTCGCATCACCACACCACACGCTGCTGGACGCCTTGTTGGGAGGTGTCGCCGAGTCATAG
- a CDS encoding spermidine/putrescine ABC transporter substrate-binding protein PotF, whose amino-acid sequence MRSIFVVALAVWLCVFGLVFQAVAREKIVNVFGWSDYIDPRVIEDFTKETGIKVFFDTYSSNEDFEKHLANAKIGYDVLIVSGPTLQRQIAAGLYQKLDKSRLPNSKTLWPEVMAGLAAFDPGNQYAVNYLWFTTGIAYNVAKANELLGQGSEAADSEPSPGDSWDYLFKPENLKKFSSCGIYVLDSAEDLFPIALTYLRLDPGSVRQNDLRRAAELLAGIRRDVKKFSSTEYVDALVNGDICLAVGWSGDGINAMNRAHESENGIEISYGIPREGAPMWLDNLAIPKNAPHLDEAYAFMDFLLRPAVAARNSNFTHFATGVLASKSSVDKDLSENKSIYPDPGTMQKLFAVRNRDPAMQKIIAREWLRAKTGK is encoded by the coding sequence ATGAGATCCATATTTGTAGTGGCTTTGGCGGTCTGGCTTTGCGTTTTTGGTCTCGTTTTCCAGGCGGTCGCTCGCGAAAAGATCGTCAACGTCTTCGGCTGGAGCGACTACATCGACCCCCGGGTCATCGAGGATTTTACCAAGGAAACCGGGATCAAGGTCTTTTTTGACACTTACAGTTCCAATGAAGATTTTGAAAAGCATCTGGCGAACGCCAAAATCGGCTACGATGTGCTGATTGTTTCCGGGCCAACGCTTCAAAGGCAGATCGCCGCGGGGCTTTACCAGAAACTCGACAAATCCCGTTTGCCAAACAGCAAGACACTTTGGCCCGAGGTGATGGCGGGCCTTGCTGCCTTCGATCCGGGAAACCAATACGCCGTGAACTATCTTTGGTTCACCACCGGGATCGCCTATAATGTCGCCAAGGCCAACGAGTTGCTGGGGCAGGGCTCGGAAGCTGCCGACTCGGAACCGTCGCCGGGAGATTCCTGGGACTATCTTTTCAAGCCGGAGAATTTAAAAAAATTCTCAAGCTGCGGTATCTATGTCCTCGACAGTGCCGAAGACCTTTTCCCGATTGCGCTCACCTATCTGCGGCTTGATCCGGGCTCCGTCCGCCAGAACGATCTCAGACGCGCCGCCGAGCTGTTGGCGGGGATTCGCCGCGACGTGAAAAAATTCAGCTCCACCGAATATGTCGATGCGCTGGTCAATGGCGATATCTGCCTCGCGGTGGGTTGGAGTGGCGATGGCATCAATGCCATGAACCGGGCGCATGAATCGGAGAATGGGATCGAGATTTCCTATGGCATCCCCAGGGAAGGCGCGCCGATGTGGCTGGACAATCTTGCGATCCCCAAGAACGCGCCGCACCTCGACGAGGCCTATGCCTTCATGGACTTCCTGCTGCGGCCCGCGGTCGCCGCCCGCAACAGTAACTTCACCCATTTCGCCACCGGCGTCCTCGCCTCCAAATCCTCGGTCGACAAGGATTTGTCTGAGAACAAATCCATCTACCCCGATCCCGGCACGATGCAGAAGCTCTTCGCGGTCCGAAACCGCGATCCGGCGATGCAGAAAATCATCGCCCGCGAGTGGCTGCGCGCCAAGACCGGAAAATAG
- a CDS encoding type II toxin-antitoxin system prevent-host-death family antitoxin: MEEAISAADANRKFSLLLRGVREGHSYVVTSHGRPVARIVPAGKYEGVAVGARSALLSRLETQPVINAGRWKRDDLYEDDR, from the coding sequence ATGGAAGAAGCCATTTCCGCGGCGGACGCCAACCGTAAATTCTCCCTCCTGCTGCGTGGTGTTCGCGAGGGTCATAGCTATGTCGTGACGAGCCATGGAAGGCCTGTTGCGCGGATTGTTCCTGCCGGCAAGTATGAGGGTGTCGCAGTAGGCGCACGCTCAGCCCTGTTATCCCGCCTCGAAACGCAGCCTGTCATCAATGCCGGACGCTGGAAGCGCGACGACCTTTACGAGGATGATCGGTGA
- a CDS encoding sulfate adenylyltransferase subunit CysD encodes MKKALSPHLRRLESEAIFILREVVAEFARPVMLYSIGKDSSVMLHLAQKAFFPSKPPFPLLHVDTNWKFREMIAFRDQTVQRLGMELLVHVNEDGLKRGISPVASGSSVHTQVMKTEGLRQALDHWRFDAAFGGARRDEEKSRAKERIFSHRSAAHAWDPRNQRPELWNLFNTRIKPGESMRVFPLSNWTELDVWDYILAEDIPVVPLYFAKERPVVERGGSLIMVDDDRLPMLPNETPRLERVRFRTLGCYPLTGAIRSEAETLPEMIAEMRASTTSEREGRLIDHDESGSMEKKKREGYF; translated from the coding sequence GTGAAAAAGGCCCTCTCCCCCCACCTGCGCCGCCTTGAGTCCGAGGCGATTTTCATCCTGCGCGAGGTGGTCGCCGAGTTCGCCCGGCCGGTCATGCTCTATTCGATCGGCAAGGATTCGAGCGTGATGCTGCATCTTGCGCAGAAGGCCTTTTTCCCCTCGAAGCCGCCATTTCCGTTGCTGCACGTGGACACCAATTGGAAGTTCCGCGAAATGATCGCTTTCCGCGACCAAACGGTGCAGCGGCTCGGGATGGAGCTTCTCGTTCACGTCAATGAGGATGGTTTGAAGCGAGGCATTTCCCCGGTCGCCTCGGGTTCGTCCGTGCATACGCAGGTGATGAAGACCGAAGGCCTTCGCCAGGCTCTCGACCATTGGCGTTTCGATGCGGCCTTTGGCGGAGCCCGGCGCGACGAGGAAAAAAGCCGCGCCAAGGAACGGATTTTTTCGCACCGCTCGGCGGCGCATGCCTGGGATCCGCGCAACCAGAGGCCGGAACTCTGGAACCTATTCAATACCCGGATCAAGCCAGGGGAATCGATGCGGGTATTTCCTTTGTCCAATTGGACCGAACTCGATGTCTGGGACTATATCCTGGCCGAGGACATTCCGGTCGTGCCGCTCTATTTCGCCAAGGAGCGGCCAGTTGTTGAACGTGGCGGCTCGCTGATCATGGTTGACGACGACCGCCTCCCGATGTTGCCGAATGAAACGCCGCGCCTGGAGCGCGTCCGGTTTCGCACCCTTGGATGCTATCCCTTGACTGGAGCCATTCGTTCGGAGGCGGAAACCCTGCCGGAAATGATTGCGGAAATGCGCGCCTCGACCACTTCCGAGCGCGAGGGCCGCCTCATCGACCATGACGAATCGGGTTCGATGGAAAAGAAAAAGCGCGAGGGTTATTTTTAA